The bacterium (Candidatus Blackallbacteria) CG13_big_fil_rev_8_21_14_2_50_49_14 genomic sequence CTTATTCAGTTCCTGACGGGCCCATTCCGAAACTTCAAGGGCATGGCTCAGCAAGGTTTTTCCATGCAAAGCCATCTGGCGGCGGGCCGTATCCAGTGAAGCCATCAAAACATAAGAAGGGCTGGTGCTCTGCACAATCTGAAGCACTTTACGCACCCGTTGCACATCGACATGGCCCGTATCGCGCATATGAAACATCGAGGCCTGGGTCATGCCCGCAATAATTTTATGGGTGGATTGCACCACCAAATCAGCTCCCGCATCCAGGGCCGAAACGGGCAAATCGGGGTGAAAATGCAAATGCGGGCCATGGGCTTCGTCTACCAAGAGAGGTTTATGATAGCGGTGACAGATTTTAGCTATGGCCTGAATATCTGAAGTCACCCCATAATAAGTAGGGTGCACAATCATCACGGCTTTGACGTCTGGATTGGCCTGAATACTGGCCTCAACTTCTTCGGGGGTAATGCTGTCGTAAAAGCCAAATTCCTGATCCCAAACGGGCTTGAGATACACAGGGATCGCACCGCTGAGCAGAATGCCACCAATCACAGATTTGTGAACATTGCGGGGAATCAGAATTTTATCCCCCGGATCGCAGACACTGAGCACCATGGTATGGTTGCCACAGGTTGAACCATTGACCAGAAAAAAGGAGTAATCGGCACCATAGGCTGCGGCAGCCAATTCCTGGGCTTCTTTAATCACATGTTCTGGATCGTGTAAATTGTCAACCTCAGGCAATTCACAGAGGTCAATCCGAAACATATTGGTTCCGACCAGCTCGATAAATTCAGGATCAATACCCTGTCCATATTTATGACCTGGCGTATGAAAAGCGACCATGTCTTTCTTGAGATAATCACGCAAGGCCTCAAAAAAAGGCGCGCGGCTTTGGGGGTTGAGAAGGTCTGAATCTGTCATGGCGGAAGTCTCTGCTGTTTCAATCATGGTCTTAATGGTTCTCTCTGCTTTTGAAAAGTACGCATTGGCCCCCCTATTGTACAGTGCTTCGGGAAACAATGGTTAAGTTCACGTTATTAACTTTGCCTTTACTTTTTCTGTAACCCCGATCACCAAATCCGAGCGTCTTTCTGGATTACGCTAGCTTTGCGAAAGAGGTATATTTCATGACATCACAGCTTCCGATCCGCAAACAAAAACTGCATCCCGTCCGCGAAGTCAATCTCAGTGGAGATACCTGGCTGCACCAAGATGAACATCTCTGTGTCAGCTATTGGCATTTGCCCCGCACAGAATCCGATCAGGTCGCCCATACCCTAACCCTGACGATTTTCGACGAAGCCATTCAAATTCACAGCAAACACAATGCAGCAGGAGAAAGACTTTACTGGTATTGTGATCTGCTTGAGGTCAAACGAGACGAAGGGGGGTGGCATCTGACCGATCTCTTGCTGGATGTTGTGGTTTTTCCCGACGGCAGCACCCGCATGCTGGATCTTGGCGAACTGGCCGAAGCACTTGAAGAGGGGGGCATTCACCCCCAACAGGCCGCTCAGGCCCTGCGGCTGGCTGAAACCATTCAAGACTGGGCCAACCAAAACGCCTTTCCCCCTCCTGTGGTCAGCAACTGGCTCCAGGCACATCCTGATGCGCTCAATTTTAGCCAGTATCACTCCCCAGAAGTTTCAACTTAAATGGCAGCTTCATTTAGCCAATCCCTCAAGGTGCTGGAACTGGCCTCTGTTTTGGCCGGCCCAGCCGTGGGGCTCTTTTTTGCTGAACTGGGTGCAGAGGTCATCAAGGTTGAAAATCTGCTCACGGCAGGCGATGTCACCCGTTGCTGGCGATTGCCCCAGGAATCTTCAAACACGGATATTTCG encodes the following:
- a CDS encoding arginine decarboxylase; the encoded protein is MIETAETSAMTDSDLLNPQSRAPFFEALRDYLKKDMVAFHTPGHKYGQGIDPEFIELVGTNMFRIDLCELPEVDNLHDPEHVIKEAQELAAAAYGADYSFFLVNGSTCGNHTMVLSVCDPGDKILIPRNVHKSVIGGILLSGAIPVYLKPVWDQEFGFYDSITPEEVEASIQANPDVKAVMIVHPTYYGVTSDIQAIAKICHRYHKPLLVDEAHGPHLHFHPDLPVSALDAGADLVVQSTHKIIAGMTQASMFHMRDTGHVDVQRVRKVLQIVQSTSPSYVLMASLDTARRQMALHGKTLLSHALEVSEWARQELNKIPGVHCFGRERIGQPGIHAIDLTKLVINVSEMGVSGFDVLDLLNEKYGVQAEMATLTNVLAIVTFANPRSDLERLVNAMRQISTEFHAHGIPQQVRPLLQTLDLPEIPPAAMTPREAFYAKTERIPFENSVGRICTEIVSPYPPGIPILVPGELITRELVDYLQQVYRYGGFINGPEDIRLHTIKVVA